Genomic DNA from Excalfactoria chinensis isolate bCotChi1 chromosome 11, bCotChi1.hap2, whole genome shotgun sequence:
GTTTTATCATGTGAGGAGTGTATAATAATTGACTTCAATAAGTCGATCATCTGAAGTCACAAATTTCTACAAGAGATAAAAATGGGGCAGCACTGTGATTAATGCTGTGGCACCTGGTACTTTCCTACATTGAAGTAGCCCAAGGTGGTTGGACGcaatgatcttagaggtcttttccaaccgtaaTTATGCTGTGATTCTCAGTAGCCTACAGGTGTGATCCTGACAGtctgcaccagcagctccaggtcTGTAAGATGCAGGACGAGCTCCTCTCAGAGTGTGTGGATCCACAACACCTGACTTGCAGCCCTGATCTCCACACTGAAAGACTTACCTTGATtgcctctttttatttaatcagGCTAAATAAGCTGTTGACTTtgatttttactgctttttagtttggtaaatatttataaatgctGTAAAATCCAGACTttaactttctttctttctcctccagtgACCTGTGCATGGAGTGTGCCTTGCAACTGGAGACCTGCCCTTTGTGTCGACAGGAAATACAGACCCGAGTCAGACAGATTTCTCACATTTCATGACACACGTGAAGTACTACAGACTTGTTTCTAATGAACTCCAACCAATACAGAAAGGGGAAAGCATCTCTAACCAATCTTTACGCACATAGAACCGTAGCCATGGCCAGATTTCATGCTAAACTGTAAGCTGattatcttaaaaacaaatgaaatcctTAATAAGCTATTTCAGgttgccagcagcaggaagtgGTTTcaacaggaaggaaagctgGTAGTTTGGTACGTTATGGCTATTGGTTCCTCCAAGCAAGAGCATAGGAGAGCGtctctcttcctcccctttTCCTTCTCGCCTGTCTCAAGTGCTGAAAAAATTTGCACTGGAAGCACACATacaatgcatttcagaaaggaaatatctCCTAAAGCAGGGCCGTTCTGTCTCATGCTCCAAAGTCTCTCTTTTGGGCAGAAGTCAGTGCTAAAAAAGAACGCCAATGTTTCTTGTTCAATGTAGCCTCCTGCTGGTCAGAGACTATTATCTTCCAACAGTGGATATCCAACTGCTCCAAGACTTGATCTGTACACAGACTGATCTGAAAGGACAGTGTGGAGACCGTAGAGCAATTCACCTTTTAATAACTCGGTGATTCcaaagaaaattcagatttgtttttaactgcTCAAAGATCGGTGGTATTTTCAAGTACATAACGTTTCTGATGCTTTTAACTTCAATATCCACCgttgtttgtttgggttggtttttttttctgtgaggatATAATTTTCCTGAGGTAATTCTTAACTAATTATAACGCCGGACTGGAATTAATTTGATATTCTGGGTATTTTTTAAGGTATCTGCaaacatctttttttaattagtgtCGTTTTGGAAGGTTGTGTTCACTTTGGAAAATATTGAGCTAACTTAAAGGCGTAGAGAAGAATTCTGGGCCAGTGTATTTGAAGGGGTGGGGGGAAATGTTACTTGGATAACAAGTTTGGTCTTCTGTAACTCTTTAGAAACGCACCTTGCTTGCCGTGTGTCagtcctgctctgagcaggttTGGGGCCACACTTTGTGTTTTCGGTCGGGATCACATAGGGGGGAAATGGCTGCTCCACTCGAGTTACACGTTTgtgatgtttctgtgttttgaggATGTGTTTCGGTGGCAGCTTTTGACCACTTCGTTTGGTTTCTACAAGGAATCAGGGTTCAGTTGGTGAAGTAGCACAAAAGTCAGTGGAGTTCTGCTTGTTTTGCACCGAGGTTGTATAACTCTCTCTTCCAAGACTCGTACaggttgctttttatttaaatgattgGGATATATAGTAGAACTCTACTAATTGGTACTGAATTTACACCATCACCATCCCACTTCTTGGCAGCGGTTCAGTAGAGGAGACTGTTGTAGCGAATTCTCATGCTGTGAGCTGTTTTATTCTCCGTGTATTTTACCATCTTTGTTAGGAAAGCTGAGCTGTATTCCTCACGCCGAGTACTTTTGCTTCCTGCTGACCTCGGAGCAGAGAGCACTGCACACAGGTCCCACAGTCGAGCTGTCTGGCAGTTCCTCTCACATTCTGCCTTCCCTAACTCAAGGGTGCTGAGTCTAATCCAGAGGAGGAGACGGGGGGTTTGAGGGATGAAATGTCCCTCTGAGCCTCACATATAAGGGGTTCCCTAGGAAAGTTCTGTGCATCGTTTTCTTgttgagcctttttttttccccaactacAGACTGAATCAGGAGTGGAGCGAGGGTTGTTCTTCTTGCTGAAATGTGAATTATCTTCCAGCTGTCGTGATGAAGGTCAGGATGGCAAATAGGTGCCTGGGGCACCTCATGTCCTCGTGGACTGTACTCCGCAAAGTTCAGGTGTTCTCCACTTTGCCATTCTGCCGTTCGGAATCTATAGAGCTGAAATTCCAGATGCTTCCAATTGCAGTGATAGGCACAAAGATACGAAGCGTGCTGTAGAGGAAGAAGTGGGACAGAACCGCTTCGGACTCTGCCTTAATAGATGCAGCCAACTCAAGGCTTTGGGTTCCCAGGATTAACCGAGGTAAAACTCCCCCATGTGCCTGGGAATCCTGATCAGCACCAAGTGCTGTATGAGAGGCTCCCAGGCCCACAGAGGTGTCTAGGTGTCCAAGTGAAACATAGGGGTCCAAATAGCCCAGGTGCCTTTGTGGACGTGGGTCTGAGTGCCTGTGTGCTTTCTAGACAAGGAGACCCGAATGCCTCAGAGGGAGCCGGCAGCACCCGAAGGAGCTGTGTTGCAGAGGACTGTCCTATGCATTTCACCTATGGAAAGGCTGTAGATGGGGCTGGCTTTCTGCTGCCATCCGCCATAAGGGGGGTGTCCTGTGTGAAGCGGGTGCTTGCTGTGGGGCTCTGAGGGGTGGGAAACCCAAGAAGGGGCGCAGTGGAGCGTGGCACAGCCGTCTGTTCGAAAATAAAACGTCTTGAAGAGTGTTTGTCGGggttttctttgtgcttctgcTTGTGTTGGGAGTTGGGGTTAGTTGGGGTTACGGCCTCAGCTGTGAGGGAAGACGGGACCCCCCCCTTCCCAATCCCCGCTTCGCGGCCTGCCATGGCGGCGCGCCCCTTCTCCCATTGGCTCTTCCTAGTGTGTGGGCGGGACTTCTGTGGCCGTTTCTGCTCTACGATTGGCTGCGGCCGGGCCGGAAGGAAGCGTTTCCAAGGTAACGGCCTGGCCGGGGGGCGGTGGCCTTGGGGGGAGCCGGGGGGGACAGGGCCTGAGTGTGCCTCAGGGGGTCCCTGCGGTCCGTCTGGCTTAATTAATGTTCAATTAACGCCTCACCGTGTGTGACTGCTCAGTACTTTGGTCacgaggaggaggagagcgGCCAGCTGCGGTACGGCACGTTGTCTGTGCTCCGGGCACGTGATGCTGGAGGGATGGAGACCTCAGAGGAGGAGAACTTCGGTGTAGCCGTGTAAGTATGCTCCGCTCTGCATCAGGTCCAGCATAAGCTATTTCCTGCTTAAAGCATCTTAATAGGAGTTTAATGCAGGAGTTAACGTGTGTCACGCTGCCCTTTGGGTGGACaagggcacagagcagtgcagagccctgggagggagcagcatccatcGAGATGGAGTCCAAACTTCATGCACTGAGCAGCGCCTGATGGCCATTGCAGTAACTGCTGCAcgaggaatggctttaaactaaatgaGTGGGGGTTTATAGGGCTCCACACCGTGAGGGCACTGAGCccctgagagctgtgggtgctcaggGTCAGGCTGCACGgagccttgggcagcctgatccataAGAGATGTGTGTGCCAACAGTAGGGcttgggactgggtgggctttaaggtccctcccaGCCCAACCGTTCTGTTTTCCTATGACATAGCTGAATTTTACATGGGTGGGTGTTAAGGCTCACCTTATACTTCCTGGCCTGCGCTTCACCTAAAGCTAAGGCTGAAGGGGGTGCGTGGCTCTGCTTCTCTCACTCCTTcagattcatttatttattacacCTCAAGGACACACAGGCCCTTGGGGCTGCTACAGCAGCACAGGTTGTGCCAACCTTGTTGTGCTTAAACCGTGGGGtctgtgagtgtgtgtgtgtttgagaTGTGCAGGTGTAGGTGTggtgtagagagagatgcaatCGCTGCTGGTGTGGAACAGCTACAGTTGGGTGATGTGCTCCACAAGCTGAACCTGCCTTAAATTAATAGAACAAGCTATGAAATATTAGCTGGTAAAGCCTCTAAAAATGGTGGTAGTGTTCActgggagagagaggaagaaagaaaagcaaacgaTCCATAGCAAGGTCTCCTTGCATAGCAGTGTGAAATGAGAAGCCCTGTTGCTTGAAGTCAGAAAGGCGATGCTCAAggagtgcagagctgctgctgtcctgtgtgAGCTCCTCTTCTGGACAAGCTGTGCCCTCTGGTGGGAGTGCATGCATTCAGCTTTGCTGGGCTTCCCCTACCTCATCTTCTAAGCTTTAACAGCTCACAGATGTTGCTGGAACACAACCTGGTGATCAGACGCATTCTTTACTTgaatatctttgttttttctggtcAGGGTGAGCCCTAGGGATGAACAGTTAAACTGCGCTTGGCTTCGTTCTGGTGGGCTGATAGCAGCACAGTCTAAAGGAGTTCTGCTCTGCTTATAGCTGTTGTGTCTGAACAAGAAAATTAGCAGAGTCCTGAAATGTTGCTGCCAGAAGTTCCTTCTCTGGGTGTGTTCAGATCAATAACAACGCTTAACATCTACTTATCACAGAAGCACCTTGTGAGGCTCTGCCCTTTGTGTGTAGCACGCATCGGGAAAAGCATTTAAGTTTCTATAGTGAAATAATGCATGTATTTATTAAGCAGCTccacaagaccaagtgctgcAAAATGGCATCTAGAGTTTTGTGGTCACCATGTTGAGTtatgcaagaaaaagaacagaaggaaatgttgTGGTAGGAGCCTGGATTTGTGGCACAGGAAATGTTTAATTTGGTGTTACAGCGATGCTCTTCTTATTCTTTTTGCATCCGGACTGGAATTACTTAACAGTAATGCcaggaaaacaactttttaattAGGAAAACATTATAGATGCCTAATGAAAATCCCACAGAGCAGTCTCATTGGTCTAATGGAGTATTATCTAGGTTGACAGTAGCAAATTGTGTTTGCTTAAGTTTACTGAGCTTGTTTGTACTTGACCTTTCCTTAACATGTCTaaggtttatttttcctgtcgttgaaatgtgtatttatgtgGTACCACCTTTTGTGCTTTCAGCTCCTCCCCATCTGATGCGGAGTTTGATGCCATCGTTGGGTACCTGGAGGATATCATCATGGGTAAGCTCAGCAAGCAGGCAACGAGATGGGTGCTAAAAATGCTGCATGCACACAGCCAGTCTGccctctgcctgctcctgggagctctctttcctttctcctcatCATCCctgcattaaaataatgtaCAGGAAAGTATTTTCTATgctgtttgcacagcagcagtctgCAGTGTGGCAGAACTTGTCAGTGGTAAGACTGTTCAGTAGAGCCAATCTTGTACTATGTGAGCGGAGGCAATCGTGAGCTCTCAGCTTAACCAAGAGGTGTGCAGCATGCCTGTTGTGTTGAGTTTGGTGGTAAATTGCCTTATTCATCTGAACAACTGGGAAAAAAGCCTTCAGTAGCTGACAGTCTGACAGTCTTGCTGATACTGTTTGAGAAGCTGTAGCAAGACAATCGAATTCCAATTCCATCctgagggcagagctgctgccaaaaCACAGCGATGTGCCGCTGCCCGGGTGATGCGCTccctcagctggagctgctccctcTGTCCTCTCACAGATGGGCCAGGATgtggcccagcagcagcagctgtgcttgtgGTGTGACTGCCTGTATGTGTGCCAGGCTGGTGGCTGCCACAGGGAAGCAGAGGACCGGTGACAGTGGGATTTCTGTTGTGAAAAGAATGACTCAACTCCTAACTAGATGATGCGTTTTTGTTGTGGTCCAGATGATGACTTCCAGTCCATACAGAGGACTTTTATGGAGAAGCACTACCAGGAGTTTGATgactcagaagaaaacaagctcaTCTACACTTCTATATTTAATGAATATGTAAGATACTTCTTCTTATCCCTCATATGGATCACTCTTTGATTTTACTAAGGCCAATGTCAGGCCTTGCATTCTTCCTTCTGTAACTTGCTGGGTTCACTCAGAGGGGGGGGAAGGTGGGGGATTCctcattgtgttttcttttgttgctttttgattGATTGAcctttgtgtattttcttttaagatctCCTTAATTGAGAAATACATTGAGGAAAAATTGCTCGATCGGATTCCTGGCTTTGATATGACTGCTTTCACAATGTCTTTGCAGTaagtcttctgctttgctgttgctgtggggagggagggTTGTACGTGTCTCAGTTCTTCTATCTAGATTTGAATTTAGCTGTTCACAGTTCTCCCTTGAGAAAGAAGCTCCCACTTAACAACAATGATAATAGTAGTAGGGCACGGCTACTCTAAATTCCTGGAATATTatact
This window encodes:
- the ARL2BP gene encoding ADP-ribosylation factor-like protein 2-binding protein, which encodes METSEEENFGVAVSSPSDAEFDAIVGYLEDIIMDDDFQSIQRTFMEKHYQEFDDSEENKLIYTSIFNEYISLIEKYIEEKLLDRIPGFDMTAFTMSLQQHKDEMAGDIFDMLLTFTDFLAFKEMFLDYRAEKEGRSLDLSGGLVVTSLNKSSVSS